The genomic segment TTTATtcctattaaaatacaataaatattgtatttttaaatgtagtatGTATTTACAGACATACACACTAGCGCAAATCATAGGGGTGCTTAGCACTCCGAATCTTGTgatgtgattattttaaatatctagtaATTAAAAATCTTGGGCATATACCACTATCATGGGTAAAAAAAGACTATTATATTCATGTTTTCcctgttaatatattaattttgttttttagggTTAAGTGGTGtaattgtaaatagataatgcactatttataaagaaaattgaatatagaccatattattattatttgtttctgttaaataaaataaattgacagttctttaaaaaataagtatttgcaAGAATAAatccatacaatatatttttattttattaattaatatttacaattgagTCATAGGAAATGTTTTTTATGGGGTAATTGTTAATGGGTAAaattttccaaccaattatttcgaacaaaaataaaatgtttgaaataaaaaaccaaagtattcaataccaaaaagtatttaatacaaaaaaaaagtatttaaaataccattcaaaatacttcatgctgaaagtatttaaaaaattattcaatacttaaaaaagtatttgaatacttttactcaattacttttacttaaatactttacagaaCTGCTTAtctcaatataaatacaaacactAAACATAAACAACatccaattaaaaatgtattaactaaaataaatattttccccTAACTTTAAAACTTTACCTGggggaaattaaatatttacatattatcatttaacaattACCCTGATTTATAATTACTCCGTTTTACcctaaatgtaaataattgttattataactatgCTGATTggagctataaaatattaaatatataaataatacgcatacctataatatgtttaataaataaaattatataaatctatagtACAAATTACCTGGTTGACTTtgtaaagatttttaaattctttaaccATTTCTTGATAATGcagttttttcaatttttcttcatCAAATGTTTTCAGATTATGAAAATTAGTAACATCTACAAAATCTCGAACAAGTTGAAATTCATCGTTTGGACTttcaactaataaaaaaaagcaaattaATAGATACTTAagcacatatattttaattattatatacaattacttaaataaatataaattaatacctgtaatatcaataacatcTGATTTAGTAGCATAGTGTTTGTAAACAGAGTTCAGGAGCTTAGCACACAATCCTTTCCTTTGAAATGGTGGTAGAATTAACATTTGACTAATTCTTGGGCGGATTTTATCTGGGTAAGCATAATATTCATAGATTGTTGAATATCCAACTGGTGTATAACACAGATcaccattttcatttttaaaaatttcatacCTGGAATTAaacttctttttattattattgttataatttttacataatattttattaacattaatacagAAGAACATATTCAAAACGCTGTCGCTCAAGAGGACTTAatacccgcatatgttgtctccatcttacaagtgcgtaatatatcaaattttacactcaacagaacacgtgtagatctattagtttaaaaattagagaaaaTTGACcccttataaaatctaaaggtaagattattatctaggctacctcgtgggctttttattatattttaattttaaatcgagttacgagtattttaaaattgtaaattgtttgtacagcttaaaatatcaactattcagttgtttttattagttttgaaatttcCCTAacctaatataggtaaaattaaatttacaatttctataatatagtgaaGTATTAAGCCGGATTCACAGCTACGTTGTGTGTCATGTCATGCAAGAATGTGGTAACTATGGTTACAACTGGTaaccatattaatttaaaagttgagcGGTAGTCATTTTTTGGTATATCAGGTTGCAAtttggttattacatgatatCAAAAAAGTAACATTCTATCACAAAAATGTGATTTGATACACACAacgtagctgtgaatgcgcTTTTAATCATTTTgattccaataaaaaaatataagtacataatacaaaattatatctcACATGATAAATATCTTCCATTTAGAATCATCAAAATCGATGATATTTGATGAATCTATATACCATAAAACAAATGTCTGTAgttgattaaaatattctttaaactCGGTGTTCTCATCTTCAATTACATAGACTTCAAATTTCTTGTTTTCTTCATTATGGTCTACAaccatagtttaaaatattaatatgaacgttaacctaaatttgaatttaaatttatcttacttaaaataaattgatctaGTTGATTTCCATAGGGCTTAAATGACGGCTCATCTTCTAAACACTTTTCAAATACATCAATGTTTGAATGGAAATTAGGAGTGATATAATCTTTAAGTTTCTCCATTATATTATCCGgctataaaattaacataatttaagaatatttattaatgatacattaaacatattagttTCAGTAGTTAGCATTGAATTTAACTGGTtgagtttaaactttaaagcaaaTTTGAGCTATCCCACTAACATAaggattcaaaatatattatctaaaataaaagataaatttaattagaacaTTTTGAATAGAAGCAACTAACACTAATATTCTACTACGACTTGATGTTGTGTTTATTCAGTTATTATatcttcttaaaaaatattgtttatatggtATTTTACGCTTATATATTGttctataatacttaaaatttaatttgattgttaTGACGGACAACCATCAATGACTAGAATAATGCAAAATTAATAAGCATTTGTTCAAATTTagttacattaaaatgttatttttattagactttaaattgaaaaaacaagTTTgatccattttagattctgagcggagcaataaatgtacaattatcaattttttttgtgttagaaaatacatttatagaaaaaaaaaccaagaatgtttattcaaatgttaattttataatgtgacAGTTTTAATGtctatttaaagaaatatcaaattttccaataaattactaagttaaagtgtattgtatttaataattattaataaaacataatttattaaaacaggATTAAATTAATcctattttcaaatacaatgacgtttataaaattaagttatagttatgaaaacaattattttaaatgttattgtagGTAATTGACATTTTTACCATAGGTAAACATgagaattgatattataaacaacataaaCTGGttgattaatgtaaaaaaaaaaagaatataatacttacattCATACCAAATTTCTCTGAATCCACTTTtgaagaataatttatattaatatacagctTAAGACTACAagcagtataatacatttttacaacaagGTCTTTgtatccaaatattttttccctaaattaaataaatttagtttaaacaATTCTATTTATATTCAACTGTTTCAAAACTTACATATTTCCAAATACTTGGTAAGTCATGTCTGGATAAAATGCTGCTTTTGGATCATTGATATCACTAGGCTTacgaacttaaaaaaaaaaatattaggtatacatcattttaacattaatatttgttatttgtattataattaccgAGTTTAAGTTCTAATGCACTATTGCTGCTTACAATATATTGTTCCATAATGATTAAAGATTAGAGGCTAATAAAtctgaaataaatatagtacaacataaaaaattaaatcctaAGTATCGCCTATATTAAAATCACCAATGGACGGCCATAATTTGTCTGTCGAAGAGGGggacattttctaaaaaaaaatttaataataattaccaatacctacctatcagaaaaattataaattgcttATTAATTAGGAAATTATTCCCAAaacattaactataatattataattattataatttatgattgaatAAGTTTAATGGTCACTACCAAATTGTATAaccacagattataatattatgggtaatattattaaatatttatttaatctgtggTTTAAATAAAGCCATggacataataaaaaatgtatttagtaagtaaaaagtagttaaaatattgattttttgtgTAGGATAAAAGCAGACATTTGAAAAGGGGTATGGAGATTTCAATAGTGGGACGATCCCCCTCCTAATGTGGGACGCCTAGTCACattgaatacattataaatagtacaatacTGGATATCTAACAATTATGACAGGCtgtcataaaaacatttttttgtcaatGGAAGGTTATCCATGTTATTGGACTAATAATGAATGTATTTGATGATGCCGGTAGAGTAGAAAGTTTTGTATCGAAAGATATATTACTTGTCTTAAACAGGttaaaatttaggtatatttctactttacgggacacccttttttttgtgttttttttttttgaattttatgtagttaagtacgctgaaaacgatggtgaagtcagaatttggggctcggacttagttttgaagttataacacttcaaagttagtatataatacgtttaataactcataaattTCCCGTCGCCACAGGCCGTCGTGGCCCAGTGGTGGTATGATGACTATGCCATAAAAGGTGAACCGAGCTCGAACTCGGGCTAGGTACCATAGTATTTTGCACTATTTACGTGTATCAATGGTACAATTGATGACCTGGTGGACAACTTACTTTATGTTGTGTAATTGTGCttttacacagcaaatagggggatattttcgattttaatgtccgagcgagcgtagcgagcgaGTGGCCACGCTGgcaataaatgtatactttaaaaacaatatttttgaaaaccttaGTTCACCCGTGGTGGCTTGcacagcaaatagggggatattttttgattttaatgtccgagcgagcgtagcgagcgaGTGGCCACGCTGGCAATAAAcgtatactttaaaaacaatatttttgaaaacctaagtTCACCCGTGGTGGCTTGTacagcaaatagggggatattttcgattttaatgtccgagcgagcgtagcgagcgaGTGGCCAAGCTGGTAATAAAcgtatactttaaaaacaatatttttgaaaacctaagtTCTCCCGtggtaaataacatattttagaaaaacaaattttacaaaattttcttGAAACCTACATTACAATTGTTAAAATCTtcgtttatcaaaaaaaaatcacaataaaacGATGTTCTTCGACAAGTTTCGAACGCCGGCACACGGGTCCGTAGGCCAGTGATACTACCACTGCGTAActgttttacatataatttttatgcattataggtatttaagggttattacataaagttaaaacttcaattagctataacttcgaaactaagtccaagccccaaattctgatttcaccaacattttttttacccaaaaaattactaagtcccccccaaaaaaaacacaaaaaaaagggtgtcccgtaaagtagaaaagttccaaaatttataataataaaaaaaatgaatttatgcATGATATCAAAAATAGAGCCTGACCCTGTAGAAAAAACTGCCATGTGACCGTAGGAAGTGAATGTATTAATGTTTGCAGAGCCATtaataaagtatacatttaagaaaataatatataccaaatgTTCTATGTTGTGAGGCATTACCAAGTATTTTTAATGACATCGAGCCTAACAATCATAAGACACAATTAAAAGTAgaatttcaattattgtttatcagACACCTGTTActgattaaattatgttttgtacaATGTCGAGAAATAATTTATGGTACGTATTGttaagtgttaaatatttaagtatgaaCATAACTATCATATAGACACAATTAAAGAAGAACGtatcaattattgttatgtgtTATAAGATAACTGAATAGCACCTTAACATTTTCAAGGGGATAATTAACtaggtaagtaggtagtattaatttagtgataatatgattgtattaatgtagtattgaattttataatgaaaaatgtataaatgccAGCAGTGCAAGTAAATTGTGTCCAGTTGCATTTTAGGCTTACACTACAGAGATAATGAGCGCGGACCTTAAAGTGATTTTTTGACACATTTTATATCCCCTTTCTTAAGAAATTTAACCTATTCAAAATTGTGAGAGTATTTCAACTTAAATCAAACTTTAAGATTCTCTTAAAACATACTAAATTGAGAGCCCAAGCCGGTAACGACttattatgcattaattttATACTCCAAAAATTAGACAAATGTAACCGCAATGTACTTTTCACCTAAACCGACGTAAGTAGTTTGTGTTAAGTTCTTACCTATATGAACGAGTTGAAAAATCAGTCGAAACTAGGAATAGGCAGTAGACCAAACACTATATTAGCGATGGTGTGGAAACGGCACCTGCTGTCTGCTCGACAAAACTTAACAAATTCAGAATTCTGGTTGAGAATATATTACTTTACGCCAACGatgacaatgaaaaaaaaatgataaacaaaaaattggcGGTCTGAAGACAATAGTCGATAATCAATGCCCCACACGCCTCACACGGTCTTATCACCAAACGGGGCTACGTCGTTATCGTCTAACACCTGATTGTGCGGCAAGATTTGTGGAGCCGAAGTCCGAGGacgtcattattaattattaccacggtttaagatatacaacCATGTTTATTACGTACTAGCATCCAACACCTAGACTATACatagaatgggtatgctatgccatcattttgcgactaatttatcaatgataaaataaagagggaaaaattcaaattcacataacattattagtcgcaaaatggcggcgtagcatacctgtatccATAGTGCCCTAACATAAGTCATAACCAGACTTAAATGCTGAAAATCAGTGCAACTACGTCTATAGTACTCTAGTAGGCTATACAGATATTTTGGTGCCAAAGGTATTTTTCTACAGGTCTTCCGGTAGAGCCACCCATACCACCACATCACTACAACCACAACCACACCATCACCGTCGTAGCCGCGTCTTGTTAGAGGTACGACTTATAAGAATTTAAGGCCACCATCTTGCGAGTTGCAGCTATTCCGCGTGTACAGACGCTTGTTGTAATTTCTGTCAaggtttatatgaaaaaaaatgtcaaaaagtaATGTTTCGGTTTTTACACTTTCACAGACTCACAGTACCTACttgtaaaacaaacaatttaaagaGGACATATTGAATATGGATCCGTTAAGAACCCCTATTGATGATTGCGGGATAAATTCCAAGTGAGCATACTATactctttataatatactttattaccTTGTTGGCTTATTAGAACTTGTAATATCGATGTAACAATCAATTtagcatattacaataattattaataaacaaccaTAAATGGGGCATCACAACTACCTAGCACAAATAAGTAGTGTGTCGGCATTATGAAGACATATAGATCAGCATAATTGTCAAACTGATGCACTACTTATAGACATGCGAGTAaccatgataaattatataggtatcatcacagcatTTTGATACACATCCTCCGCTCTTTACTTCGCCTTTATCATAGTTCTCCACTCcttattggctgtcaatcatatatatacatatataatatcgaacaaaatcaaccaatgagaagtggagaactacgatattgGCCGGAGGTGAAAAAAAtgcgtatctactgcgcaaaGCTAGTACAAATgtgatgatatttatataatttgtcatgtgAGTAACACATAAGATACCTGTATCTTGGACCTGAGTAACGAATGTAAATGAATTCGGGGAGAAGGCTGTCTTGTGTGAAGTGTTGCTGTTAtggcattaaaattaaaatttagatataaCAAAGACAAGGGTAAAAAAAACCTCgaaaaaaactaatacctaGATACATAGGTTAAATGTTAAAGCTAGTGCACAACCTTTAAAATTAGCTAATCACATTAGAGAAAGCTTACAAACAATTGCCGATAATGAAAAACCATAATCACTCTTTATTAGAGGAACctagaataaataatacagaATTACCGATATCGGTAGAACCAGGTGTAAATATCAACTGTATTAGATATGgggtaattaaaaacttataaataatagaaactATAAACGATATTCAATTATCTGAAGCAAATCATACTCCACTTAAACTAGTAGGCAAAgcattcataataatcaaaatcaaaGGCGATTAGAATTCCAGTTTACGCTGTAAAAAATCTTATTAGTGCGGTAAtcctaggtacctaattcattttttttttttttggctataGGACAATTATTATATGTGACAATCAAActtttcgtttaaaaaatgatttgtttgataaatgatagaagtgtattttataaaactaggtGTTATGTACTATTCATTTTGtgcttgtatattatgtatacattaataaccaataagtaaaaaatcaattttttgcaatttatgttaggtttaatgatataatacataattctaGAGTATTGTCAATCCCACTTATTAGATGCGATGAACAATTAGTAttcaataaaatgattaaagaggaaaatattaattgtcaagtctttaaaagaattattaaaaaggaAATTATTGATGATCatgtatttaatgaaattaaagagGAAATTATTGATGAAACAGACCATCGTAATGAtagtcaattattaaaaaaaaggtatgaattaaatttacatcttattataatatgaaatttaaattatattatttttatttttgtacatttttttataatatatatcatatagttCTAGTGTGGTGCCATTTTCACTTAATGTAATATGTGGTGGTCaagaatttaatgaaaaaattaaacaggAAAACATTGATTGTCAAGTACTTAATGGAATTATTAAAGGGAAAATGATTGATGATCAAGTACTTAATGGAAGTATTAAAGAGGGAATTATTAATGatcaagtatttaatacaattattaaagagGAAATTATAGATGAAACTGACCATCCTAATAATGGTCAATTATTACAAGAAAggtatgaattaaatttaattataaaatttttatttttatttatgttcttTTAAACATGTGGTTTAACCTATAAAGAGAtggtttataaaaatcattaattgaaAAGATTTAGCaggtgggtaccgctctgctgtacattaagTCATTGGCAgatctaggatttttttatgGTCAGTGCTATGCGTTGATAATTAAGCTCCTTAGGCACTTATCATGAACAACTTGGTGGTTAAAATCAAATCAGTCTACAAtgaatatgtttatactttatagttctACAACTTCCAGTGCCGAGCTAACTTTCATTGCCACCCCAagacaattattttagtattttattttatttcagcataattaatttataatacaataataacaataataatattatgttctgatACGTATACCAACTGAGCTAAGCTCTTATCTGGTATACAAAGTtcctatagataaataatacacaatattataaagtagtaatatatacaatttattatacagttaaaaagTTCACttcattttctaaatattcaatagtattagttaatttatatttccaatATTAACATCTAtgtttctttaattatttatatttatacatatcgaCTTTATAATTTGATTGATACACATATTCTCATCAATCTCATGAACTATTTtactaattgttttttatatgagTTAATTATATCATTGGTTTAATTATTCTGATTttcacataaaaattatattagaatatttacataatttcccaaattgttaaatatagtcTTTAGCCTTTACCATGGCTACCATGTAATCGGGAGAACTTCTTGAACTGTTTAATGTTGCactatatggttttatattatactttcctgatctcctatatattatttctatatcattGAGTATGTGCATTagtatgaaaattatgaaaatttgtttaatgtacaattaaacaatttatagatAGATAGTATGTTTGTGTGGCAAAATAACTCTACTGATGGGTACGGAAAAGAGTAGgctacttttattatatatttttgagtaatGTGTACTGTATTTATGTCTGTTCTATTTGTG from the Acyrthosiphon pisum isolate AL4f chromosome X, pea_aphid_22Mar2018_4r6ur, whole genome shotgun sequence genome contains:
- the LOC100158830 gene encoding histone acetyltransferase type B catalytic subunit, with product MEQYIVSSNSALELKLVRKPSDINDPKAAFYPDMTYQVFGNMEKIFGYKDLVVKMYYTACSLKLYININYSSKVDSEKFGMNPDNIMEKLKDYITPNFHSNIDVFEKCLEDEPSFKPYGNQLDQFILNHNEENKKFEVYVIEDENTEFKEYFNQLQTFVLWYIDSSNIIDFDDSKWKIFIMYEIFKNENGDLCYTPVGYSTIYEYYAYPDKIRPRISQMLILPPFQRKGLCAKLLNSVYKHYATKSDVIDITVESPNDEFQLVRDFVDVTNFHNLKTFDEEKLKKLHYQEMVKEFKNLYKVNQKQVRRVIEIILLKITNRQNKDEYEKYKKFVKTRLNWPFQKKPTKLMLAMPAEEAEKIQKGDSLVKLEDLDIEYNELEPSYDKVIKRVEVSLSV